The DNA window ATGCAGGCGCCGGACACCGCCCCCAGCCGCAAGGAGATGCGCGCGGACCTGATGGGCCGGGGGCTCTCGGCGGGGCTGGCGGACTGGCTGGTGATGAACCTGGAGTCCACGCCCGAGGGCGGGGTGCGCTGGCGCTTCGGCCGGCAGGCCCTCGCGGAGCTGCACGGGCGCGTCAACCAACGGGACCTCTGGGCGGCGGTGGAGCGCCCCGGCGCGAAGGTCCGCTGCATCCGTGGCGGGCGCGCGCGCTATGTGCCGGACGAGGACCTGGCGCGCATGGAGCGCGCGGGCTGCCCGGTGGCCACGCTGCCCGAGGCGGGCCACTTCGTCCACGTGGAGGCGCTCCCGGCGCTGCTCCAGTGGCTGCTCCAGGCGCACTGAGGCGCGGCCGGGCGGCTCAGAACTTGGAGAACAGGATGAGCTTGCCCAGCGTCTCCGCCCCGCCTCCCCCCGCCATGTTCCACACGATGGCGAGAATGTCGGGCGCCTGCTCCACGTGCCGGGACACCAGGTAGAAGCACTCCACCGCCGCCTGGTCCAGCGCGGCCTGGGACGCCTCGGGCGGGAGGCCCGGGGCCTGCGCGCGCAGCGCCGCCACGGCCGGGTGCCCCGCCAGCGTCATCCGCATCATCGCCACGCGCACGGCCAGCCGGAAGACATAGCCCAGCAGGTTCGGCGCTTCCGTGAACGGGGCCCGCAGCCACTGGTTCACCGTGTAGTTCAAGAAGTACTGCTGCACGCGGGCGCCGTGCGTGGCCTCCAGCCACTCCCAGCGCGCGGTGGCCTCGCGCCAGGCCGCATCGGAGGAGCCCTCCGCCTCCGCGGAGCCCCACAGCGAGCCCAGCACGCCATCGGAGAAGGGCTTGAAGCGCTCGCCCCGCGCCACCGCCCGCCGGGCCTTGAGCATCGAGGCCAGCAGCTCCGCGCTGGCCCCCCCGGGCACCTCCAGCGCGGAGAAGTCCCGGTGCATGGCCTCCAGCCGGTCCTGCGCCTCGAACGGGGGAAGCCACGCCTCCAGAATCTGCTCCACCTGCTCCGGCGTCCCCGCGAACGGCGCCTCGGCCCGGAAGACGGAGTCGAGCTGGAACGCCAACTGCCCCAGGAACCCGAGCCGGGAGGCGAGCGGGAACCCCTGCTGGCGCAGCAGCCCCAGCGCGGTGGCGCGAATGCGCTCCGCGTGGGCGACGTACACGTCCCCGGGCGCACCGGGAAACGGCCGCGCCACCTCCGGCCGGGGGACCGCCTCCCAGGGGCCCGGCACCTGCTCCAGGGCATCCGGCGTCAGCAGGAGCCGCCGCGCCATCTCCGGACAGGCCAGGGAGCCAGCCACCTCCACCTGCTCGCCCACCTTCGAGACGATGCGCGGAAAGGTGGCGCAGCCATCGGGCAGCACCCGCTCTCCATACCGCTGGTGCAGGGAGCAGAACTTCTGCGTATCGAGGAAAGGACAGGCACCGCCGGTGCCCATCTGGATGAAGGCCCGCTCGGCGGGAGGCCCCTCCGGCTGGGACACCACGAGCGCCTCCACCCGCTGCGCATCGGGCGTTCCCGCCACCCCTTCACGCAGCCGCGCCAGCCGCTCCTCGCTGACGGGAACCCGGAGCCCGATACAGCAGGTGTCCTCGCACCGGTCGGCGAGGCACTGAAACTCCAAGACGCTTCGAGCGAAACGGGGAAGCGCATCCATGGCAGTGGGCCTCAATCCCCCGGAGCATAGCGCGCCCGAGGCTTCCCTGTACGGCCCCTCATGGGGAGGCGTCCGCTCCCCCCTGGGAGGAGCGGACGCCGGGGACTCGCCCCGAAGCCCGGGAGGGCTA is part of the Stigmatella aurantiaca genome and encodes:
- the fliB gene encoding flagellin lysine-N-methylase; this translates as MDALPRFARSVLEFQCLADRCEDTCCIGLRVPVSEERLARLREGVAGTPDAQRVEALVVSQPEGPPAERAFIQMGTGGACPFLDTQKFCSLHQRYGERVLPDGCATFPRIVSKVGEQVEVAGSLACPEMARRLLLTPDALEQVPGPWEAVPRPEVARPFPGAPGDVYVAHAERIRATALGLLRQQGFPLASRLGFLGQLAFQLDSVFRAEAPFAGTPEQVEQILEAWLPPFEAQDRLEAMHRDFSALEVPGGASAELLASMLKARRAVARGERFKPFSDGVLGSLWGSAEAEGSSDAAWREATARWEWLEATHGARVQQYFLNYTVNQWLRAPFTEAPNLLGYVFRLAVRVAMMRMTLAGHPAVAALRAQAPGLPPEASQAALDQAAVECFYLVSRHVEQAPDILAIVWNMAGGGGAETLGKLILFSKF